From Phocoena sinus isolate mPhoSin1 chromosome 16, mPhoSin1.pri, whole genome shotgun sequence:
CAGGTCCTAATCTTTTTTCTCCCCTGCCATGTGATAGCACCCTAAACATTTTGTAGTAACAGTGTGTCTTTCTTGTGGGCTTATCTTGTGCCTCTAAGTTATTAATACTTAAGATGTTCTTGGGGGATAACATATATTACCCTCATTTTAGACAGTCAAGGAGAAGCATAGAAAAGTGAAAGAATAGAGTGTTCTGTTCTCAGTCTACTTGTGACTGGCAGGGAAATGTTAAAGCCTTTCTGACTCACAGATGACTCACCAGAGGACAGAATCTTTAATGTGTGTTATTTAATGATTTGCAGAATGACCCTTATATCTAATATCATTACCAGTTTTCTTATGGTCACCCTGAAAGTATTTGTAGGTCTGTAGTATGTTTTGTGGTAAAGGTCATTATCAGAAAATGAGCATGGCAGTCAATCCAGCATGGATATGCTGTCCCTTTTCCTGCTTATGGCAGATATTGCTGTTTGCAAGATTCTTTACTGCAGAGTCTAGATTTCACCTCAGAGTCCTCAACGTATTGCTCAAGGCCGCTACTACCAATCAGTCACAGGCCCACAAAATGAAATTACTTTCAGTCTTGGCTtactatttattaaattaatttgcaCTAAGATTATGAGTTTACTTAAAAGTTGAGGATCTGTCATATTTGTGATCCCATAGCAGGCACAGTTTATGCTCTCATACTTTCTTATGGGTCAAATAAACATGCACACAATATAAGACAGACTCAGCTCTATTATTGGTGTGAAGGGAATAGAGaaggatgcaaaattaattttaactggAAAGGTTTGTGAGTGTAATGATTTTGGACTTGGAGGGTAGGATCTTCAAGGTGGTCTTTACAACTTTAGCAAAGGCATAGAAGGTACAAAATATAGGATGGATTTGGGGAATGATAGACAATGTATCTTGGCTAGAATGTATAGTACTGCAGTGATAGGGTAGAAGCAAATAGAGAAGCTTGATCTCTGTACAGTgggttttggattttattttgttgttcctGGGCCACACGTGGTTTTTAATCTATAGAATGACATGATCAGATCTGTGCTTTGAGAGAATAACTGTTTTGACAGTTTGAATAGAAATGGAGTTGGAATCTTGATAACGTAGGAAGGCTTTTTAGTAATGCAGAAAGAGATGAGGGTAAGAACTAGAATTGTGGAATGGATATGgtgaatttagaataaaattttaaagataaaattgataagtGAAACAATAAATTGAGGTTGAAGTCTGGAGAAATTGAAATagtaatttatgaaaaaataatgtctGTTGACTAAAAAATCCTCTTTTGTGTTTTATCCAAACttctatttttatgtcttttaagtatattttctgtaatattaaacttaattttaaataatttttttggtaaGATTAAACTGTTTAAGAGTCTTGTTTGAtactgaataaatttttttaattttttaaatgcagttttttagttaacatgttttaaatggcaaaaatatgggcatatttaaagtatttaagcAATAACGATGTAAAGGTGAAAAGTCTTCTTTTCACCTAATTCTCACTTCCCTAATGGTAATCACTATTAACAGTTTGTGTGTTTAAATATATAGGTGCACGCACATCTCTATGTTATatcctctgtctgtctgtctatttatctatctatctggcatgttacttttataaaaatgggatCTAGTGTACAATTTCTCAAGTAGCAAAAACGAACATGTTCATTTTACATGCCCCAAAGAGAGTCTTTCTGTAGCACACAATAACAAGAAGCAAAAACATATAACTTGAAATTATGCTTAGTAACCAAAGTTTTAATATTCTTACTTAGAAATGATCTAGCAAGCCAGTGATTATCCACTAATTAATTCAGTTTAATATGAGTCTACGCTTTTGTTACCTTAAAGTTCTTGGAAAATTATTTGTAAGATGACATACTGTAAAACATAATTACTGTTGAAATGAAAAGTTTGTCAGAATAGTCATTCaatttaaatacagttttacattttcatagtCTTAAACACTGTGTGTGAGTAATACTGGCTTATTTGATCAGTAAGCCTATATATGTTTTAGAAAGTTACTCTAATGGAATAAAGATGTATGCTTGTATTATACTtaacattgattttaaaaagcagaagataAACCTATTAAACTATTTTTGTTTGCCATTTACCTTAATTATATGAACTTAGTTCTTAAAACCTTTCTGAGTTAATTTCtgtaagaataattttaaaaaatataacacagttaaaatattagaagatcaatttgcttattttctggGAATTTTGGTaatattcaatttataaaaatagtgCATATTATAAGCCAGTCGGAACAGAGCTGCTTTTAAGAGactttatagggcttccctggtggctcagtggttgagagtccgcctgccgatgcaggggacacgggtttgtgccccggtctgggaagatcccacatgccggggagcggctgggcccgtgagccatggccgctgagcctgcgcgtccggagcctgtgctcctcaacgggagaggccacaacagtgagaggcccgcgtaccgcaaaaaaaaaaaaaaaaaaaaaaaaaaaaaaaagataggtaaaCAAAAGAGATAAGTGAACAGGTGACTAATGAATcagattcttctttttctctcacccAACACAGATCTGTATAAACCATTAATTTGTTTACAGAGATTACTGAATGACAGTCCATAAAATCAAATTCTGAATCATTGTTATCACCAACAGAGAATAACTTATTGAccataaataaactaaaaacaaaaacaaaattagaagagAGGAAAGTTAAAATAGAAAGCACAGTTAACAAAGTTCTATTGCTGTTCTTAGTTCACTTCTGGGAGACAAGAAATGTCTGGGCTTGAGCTGCCTGTGAGGTATATGTACTATTTTGGCAAAGAAGTTACCTAGCTCTGTCAGGTGAATCCACTGGGTATCTTGGTGGAATTTCCAAAACTACTAAGGATAAATTTTAGAAGAGAATTAAATCATGACTCTTATTCAGATATCAAATGGACATGTTAAAGGTTTTATTTATCTAATCATTAATGAGGGAGTCAGATATGTTATAGCTGGTTCAAGGGAGAATGCAAAGGACACGTACATTTATAGATCAGGAATATTGAAGTGAATTTGCAAAGCTGGCTTCTTCCATCATGGTGGAGAGAAGTCAACTGAAATGGGCAGAATTTATTTGCATGTCTGTAGACAAGAATTGTGTGCTTTACCATTAGTTTTCTATATGTTAACCTCTATCTTTACAGAGTGGTAAAATAGTCCAATGACAGTTCCTGTAGGATTAAATTATCCCTAGAAGCTGCAGCATTTCATCAGAAGGATCTTTTTTGCTTAttcaaaagtcttaaaattttctttacaaaatgatttttttcaatctgCATTCCCAGAGAATTATTTCTTTATCCTTGacgttttattaatttaatttagatATGTATTTGGATCTGtggtttattgtatttttcctttccttttgtagattttctttacctttattttaGGGCTATTTTCTATCATGTCTACctgctttttctcttctatttgttTAGTTATTCTACTTCAGGGATACTAAGTATATTTCTGTTTAGTCTCTGTCCTACTTATTCTATCTGATTGCCTTGGTATCTCTGTCTGTTTTTCTCCTCAGTACTTAGGagatttttcttatgatttttcttcttgccATTAGTTTGATTTTCagtgtttggttctttttcttgcttttttttcaaattcatttttcttaattttcttagctccatagcttttcttttcaacttacctgttttgtctttttatctttgagCTTTTGATTTATTAAATGTATGTGCTTATTAGGTTGTTTTCTGTTACAAAGAACTCATTGgggatttccttattttcctgTGTTATATTTGCTTTCAGACTaggttcttcttttctttcctcttctttccaccCTCTTGTTTATACAGTTGCATggccttttctttatatcttGCTAGGTAAAGACTTGGATAGTGAAGTCAAGACTTTGTATCTGCCCTGATATAACATGGGTGAATTCTCCTTGATGCCATCCTCATCTTAGCTGTGACTTTGTCTCCTCCTTTTACTGTACCCCCTCAATACATCTTTTGAGCAGTGTGTTTTATTCTCTGTCTGCTTCTCTGTAGTTGAAGGATAtaaggtggtggtggggggagagttCTTCTGGGGCTCCAGGCTCTCCTGTCTCCTTAGATTTTGTTAAGTGTCCTGTACTGGCCTTATTCCATCCTGCCGAGGGTGTAGTACATTTCTAGGGGCTTCAGACCCTTTCCTTAACTCAGAAGAATGCCTTGGAAGTCAACAGGTTTCTGGTGGCCATTCTGCCTGTCTCAGCTTAGGTTTTAAAGCTTCTGTGCTGAAAGGTGTTCTCCTGGACTTTTCTAGGGCATGCCAAAGCAGGTCTTTCTATCCAAACCGGAGgatctttattaaaatattaaaatatttatatattaaaaattcaaatttcaagtTTTATGAACTCACCAATTTTTCTCATTATTGCTTCTAGGCAGTGTAATCAGGCTAGGAGCCAGATCACACTGTGCAGAATCTTTTTCTGGTCCactacttttttaaagtttagagaTGTTTAGTTTAAGCATTTTCTTGTTCGACTGTAGCTGGTGGATTTTTGGctgaaaaatgaaacacacatatgtatagtctgtgtctttttaaaaaaattaattaattttatttatttattttttggctgctttggggtCTGCACGTGGcctttcactagttgtggtgagcggggctactctttgtttcagtgcacgggcttctcattgcggtggcttctcttgttgaggagcacggggctctaggcacggggcttctgtagttgtggctcgcgggctctagagcgcaggctcagcagttgtggtgcatgggcttcaccGCTCCGTGGCGCGTGTGgacttcccggaccaaggcttgaacccttgtcccctgcattggcagagcagattcccaaccactgtgccaccagggtagccctagtctgtctctttttttttttttgtgcgatacgcgggcctctcactgttgtggcctctcccattgcagagcacaggctccagatgcgcaggctcagcagccaggctcacgggcccagccgctccatggcatgtgggatcttcctggaccagggcacgaacccatgtcccctgcatcggcaggtggctctcaaccactgcaccaccagggaagcccgtgttacACCATTTTTATATAACCACAGTGAACATATAGTGAccatattatatttttctgttaatgtTAGGGCATTTTAATATTGTATCTCATTTTTGTAATCTCATCAGATGACATAATTTATTAAAGTTACATAGaggacactttttatttttatgctcttTTGTGTTCATTGaaccttttgttgtttttattacctttaaaataatttgagggacttccctggtggtgcaatggataagacttcacgctccctatgcaggggtcctgggttggcgatccctggtcagggaactagatcccgcatgcatgctgcagctaaagagttcgcatgccacaactaaggagcctgcctgctgcgaCTTAAGACACGGTGCAaccaatataaagaaaaaaaattgagaggtGAGATTAATGGACTAATCAATGTTATTAATTCATTATACTTCTCACCCTGACACTAACTGTAATGTATGTTTATATTACTGGATAGAAATCCTTTTGAGATATTTGCTTAAAAtgacagctgatatttcagcctTGATGCCAGAAGAATTATttcgtgctgttggattctttatCTACATCCTTCTCGTAACTTtaataatgaaagttttaaattgtattcCAGTTTTTATAAGATCaagtgcacttaaaaaaaaaaccagggcttccctggtggcgcagtggttgagagtccgcctgccgatgcaggggacacgggtttgtgccgtggtccgggaagatcccacgtgccgcggagcggctaggcccgtgagccatggccgctgagcctgcacgtctggagcctgtgctccgcaacgggagaggccacaacagtgagaggcccgcgaaccccccccccaaaaaaaaccaaagtcacgtttttatttttgaaggaaataATATTacccaaaatggaaaaataatttggatTGGAAATTGGAAGATGTGCTGTAgaagtgttattttttaatacaaatttgatagtctaattttattatttctggatGTTGCTATCATCATCCATGGCCCAAGTTAATAAAAGggtttacaaaaatgtttattttcttctaacataAAGTTATTAATTAGTGTAATCAGTATTTATTAAGAGTTCTGTAGGAATTATGAGTAACTTTTGGTTTTTGCTGCATTTATTTAAGAATATGCATTCATATTATATAATAATCCATGTAATTATccttatttagaaatgtttaatcTGCTTTTTTGTCTCCTCAGATTTTGTCAAATTTTAAGAACAAATGCACCATATAGCTCatggaagaaaaaacacaaatcaaGACTTTTTTGGGTTCCAAGTTGCCAAAGTATGGAACAAAACCTGTAAGAAGTACACTGCAGCCAATGCCAAATGGAAAACCTGTTAATTTATTGGGAACTTCCAAGAGTAGCAATGCCAAAAGTTACATCAAAAATAATGGCTCTGATTGTTCATTGTCCCATTCATTTAATTGGAGAACGGCAAATAAATACCAGTTTAGTGCACAAAGTCCTGAAGAGCCTAACGGTACTCAGAGTTCACATGATAAAGAAATTGATCCTGAAAAACATGCACCTGCTCAAGGAATGTTTGATAAAAATGGGATGAAGGGAGGTTTGAAAAGTATTTCTTTACTCACATCAAAGTTAGCAAAGACATCTACTATGTTTGTGTCATCTGCAGAAGAGTTAAACCAAAAGTCTTTGTCTGGACCATCTAATTTGGGTAAATTCACCAAAGGCACATTATTAGGAAGGACTTCATATGCTTCAGTCAGTGCTCCAAAGTCGCAGTTGAATGGATTTTATGGAAACCGATCAGCTGGTAGCATCCAAAGGCCTAGAGCAAACTCCTGTGCCACCAGAAGCAGTTCTGGAGAAAGCTTAGCACAATCCCTAGATAATATTAAATCTCTTGCTTGTGAAAAAATGGTTAGGTCACAGAGTTTTTCACATTCCATTCAGAATTCATTCCTTCCACCTTCATCTATAACCAGATCACATTCCTTCAATAGAGCTGCAGATCTTACAAAGCCTTATCAGAATCAACAGCTACCCATTAGAGTGCCTCTGAGGTCAAGTATGCTAGCAAGAAATTCTCGGCAGTCAGAAGTACTCAATGGGAATGAACATTTAAGGTATGGATTTAATAGGCCTTATGCTGCTGGTGGAAAGAAGTTGGCTTTACCAAATGGCCCGGGTGTAACTTCCACTTTGGGTTATAGGATGGTTCATCCCTCTCTACTGAAATCTGGCCGGTCTCCATTTTCTGGGACTATCACAGTTGATGGTAATAAAAATTCACCGGCTGACACATGTATAGAGGAAGATGCTACACTTGTGGCTAAGGACAGAGCTAAGGATAAGGACCAAGAACTAATTGAAAATGATAGTTATAGAACAGAAAATGACCAGACCATGAAACATGATACTAAAATTAGATACCTGGGTGATGATGTGGATGACATTTCATTGTCTTCTCTGTCATCTTCTGATAAGAATGATTTAAGTGAAGACTTCAGTGATGATTTTATAGATATAGAAGATTCCAACAGAACTAGAGTAACTCCAGAGGAAATTTCTCTCAAAGAAGAAAAGTGTGAAAACGAACCACCAAAGGATATATTTGATTCccccaaggaaaatgaaaaatcctTCAGTAAAACTGATGAGTGGATAGATACAAGTGTCTCTGGTAAATATTaatgtccttaattttttttgctttctcctaGATAATAGAACTGAATTTCCATTTAGGATTATCTTCTGATTAATACCAGGATACTAACAATTTCATGGAAGGATGGATCTAGACAAAATTGGAATGGGGCAACATTTACCTTCCTTGTGAATTTTGTCCCTTGTTCTATTTTTCATGCTAAAACAACatccataaaaatattcattcccTTATGGTATTTTACCTTTGCTCTTCTTTGTCACACACAGGCTTATCCCTGCttgcttcaaaattatttttttctctgcttcctccaaTCAGTGGCAGCCTGTTTTAAACCATCTCTTCCTTTAGGGTAGTAGATCACTACTATTTGTTAAGAGTAAAGCTGTACCAAAGGGTAAATGGACTAATATAGGTTATGTCAAATCTAATGAATTTTTTTATCCTaggcaattttaattttttttaaggaagagttAGATTTCTTGCTTAGTAGACTTAATAGTTAAACTTTCAGAggagcttaatttttttaattgagagagAGATAGCacctgttaaacatttcttcttatACTTGGTAATCCTGGTGCTAAATACTGGAGAAAATATATCTCTGTGCCCATCTGGCctgaaaaaggaacaaactgacGGTTTGGGTATAGGCATGTAGTCTGGTTGAAGGACTAGGCCATCCCTGGAGATATGCATAAACCCTTGACTGCCTGAGGGTCTTCTAGTTAGGAGTGACTACTGGAGTAAGTTATTTCCTTATAAGGAGTCAACTGCAAGATTAAATGATATACACAGAGTAAAGAGTTTCCTGGGCagtgcttaaaaataaatatcttaggAAATATTCAAAGAATATGAGGCTTTAtgtacatttctagaaatattgCAGAAGTGAAAGATGACTCAATGAATTTTCTTTATTGGGAAATATTTcagtagtttatttttaagattttgcatcttgatttttttattgtttagattTAGAAGATTCTAGTTATGAATACTTTTTTGCCAACTTTTTTGCTATAATATATCAAATTATTAAAGCTTATATTTTTTGAACCtgagaaataattatatttttgtgaattaataacttttttttcctctcttttaaaaaatcacctgaaGACAGGAGTGAATGTTCAAAACATGCTTCTGGAAACAACTTGATTTCACCAGATACAGATTACAGAGCTGGTTCTTCATTTGAACTCTCTCCATCTGATAGCTCTGATGGAACGTACATGTGGGATGAAGAGGGCTTGGAGCCCATTGGAAACGTCCACCCAGTTGGGAGCTATGAGTCCTCTGAGATGAACAGCATAGTATGTATGGATTTATATACCATTTTGGAACATTTTGTTTACTTTGCTATAGAGAGACTTGGGATATTGATTGgattttttaagtttatgaaCTAACTTTCCTAGTTTGAGAAATGGGGATTCATATCTCTTAAAGGCCTACAAAACATCTGGTCTTAATACATAATAAAGCACATATTTGTATAACATAGCACGAGTTAAATATGTTCTCATACACATTCATAatgtagttgacccttgaataacatgggTTCGAACTACAAGGGTCCACTTATATATGAATCTTTTTCAATAGTaaaaatactacagtactacacagtctgtggttggttgaatttgCGGATGCGGTAATGCGGGTAGGGAGGaacagtgtatatatatagaggGCCGATTGTAAGTTAAacgtggattttcaactgtgtggagGGTCAGCACCTCTAACCCCATGTTTTTCAAAGGTCAGCTgtatgtaaataaatacacacacatattcatatgGACACACTGTACTGTTCAGGTTAAGCTAGGCTAGTGGTTCTCAGTAGGGGaaggcaatgtctggagacatttttggttgtcacattgAGGGATGCTGCTGGCAACTAATGGGTAGACACTGGGATACTGCTTAACATCCTGTAATGCACAGCATAGCACCCACAACAAAGATTTATCCAGCCCAagatgtaaatagtgctgctgatGAGAAATCCTGGGCTAGGCTGTGCTGAGGTAACATTCTCAGTGCCAACTCTCAGTGacttaacacaataaaagtttattttttactcttaaaaTGTCTATTGTAGGTCTGGACAACTCTCTAGGGCAACTGTCTTCAGTGTTCCAAGCTGCTTTGATCTTGGGGCTCTTTTGAGACCCTTTGTCACTCTGGTAACGAGGATCTCACACATGCAGTTACTGGCAGAGGGTCTCACACATGCAGTTACTGCTGTGGCCTGCAGGTGGCATATGGCACTTTTACTCACAACATACTGACTGGAACTAATCTTATGTACTGAGTGGGCAGGAAGTATAATTTTCCTGTGTGCCTGGTAGGCGAGGGCACCAGATATGAATGAGCACTAGAGGACCTACcatatatttatacatgcatattttaagaaaaattgcaAGTAATGTGGATTATATGCCATGTGAGTAAAGTATAGTTTGTGTGATTAAAGTTATTCCCTGTAGTTACTGAGTATATAAAATCAATTTTCCAGTAGTTGTATGGGAAAATTGGTAGTTTTTGTGGTATATTAAATTCCAGGTAGACTTCAGGTGATGTAATTTTCACAGGTTTATTCATATAAACCTGtgacttggaaaaaaataaacgtTGTTACCAGAGGCTTGTTAAATTGCACAGACATGGAGAGGGCACGTACGTAATTTAGAGGCAGCATCTCTTATTTCGTTAGATAAAGGAAGTTCAGAAAAGATTACGGTTTAGTGCCTTATGTGCTCTCTTACTAGGACTTTTTAAGCGAATATGATTGAAGTTGAAATGACCATTGTGTCCAGTAGATGACAGCAGTCAGCTGCCTAGTACCTGACATTTTTCAGACAGTTCACTGTTCCTGTAACATAAATGATGAAATAGCCTCTGGAAGACTTCAGTACACATCTGAATTGACCATTAGTCTCTAAGATCCATGAATTTCCTCCTTGATCATTTGGCTTGTGTGTATGGGATGGGAGACTACAAAAGTGTTCATTCTGTGCTTTGGAACGGAATGGTGTCTGTCATTCTCTTTGGATCTAAGAAGAAGATAGTCTGAGAAAGGATGGTGAATTGATGGTAAAAGTTGAAAAGAGTGTGTTAAGATCTACTGTGATAGTGGATTTACCATTTATGCTCTAAAATTCTATCAGCtgtttgcttttttctattttaaattaattttgttacatGTGTACCTGTTTAGAATTGTTTCCTTGGTGAATTGGACTTTGAGTCATTGTTTAGTGAACCTCTCTAACCCTCATTATGCTTTTTGTCTTAAGGCctcttttttttcagaattagcatattttaccagttttatttatatattttctatcctTTCACTATCAGTTCTTTTGATATATAataggttattattttttaaaaaatacaatctgggcttccctggtggcgcagtggttgagaatccgcctgccaatgcaggggacacgggttcgtgccccggtccgggaagatcccacgtgccacggagcggctgagcccgtgagccatggccactgagcctgcgcgtccggagcctgtactctgcaacgggagaggccacagcagtgagaggcccgcgtaccgcaaaaaaatttaaaataaataaataaaaaatacagtctgtcttttgtttttaactggtGAGTTTGGTCCTTTATGTTTGCATTTATTGATATACTTGGAATTAACTCTgttatcttatatttttatttaaattatctcactttttctgtttcttctttctcctttttctaaaatAGTATATCTAACTTACCCCAAAAGAACTTTAGCctgttctcattttcctttgtctctccaTTGCCTCCTTTGTGTCACCAAAGACATTTCCTAATCTTGTGTCCTTCTCCACAAGCACCACTATGGTGGTTCTTTACAACAGTGCTCATTCCAGTCCAGGTTGAGGTTAGGAGCCTTCACTAGAATGTGAGTCAGCTGTGTCCACAACTAACAGTTTAGTTGAAATCCATTGTTTAGTTCAGCTGACTTTCTCTTTGAAGAAAGCAGTGTGTTGATGCAGTCTGGTGCAAGCTCCTTATCTTGTCATAGGTCCTCACAGTTTGTAGACGGACTACTTTGCATAGCACTTGTCTAGAAtctaggcttttgttttttgcttaaatATTGACAGTggtttgttgaggtataatttaaatacaataaaatatacaagTCTTTTGCATATCGCATAGGGAATTTTGAAAATGTGTATACTTGTTTAACAGTCATCCACATTtatgatatagaatatttccagcaCACCAGAATATTTCTTGTGCTCTTCAGTCATTCTGTTACCCCACCCCAGGagcaaccactgttctgattt
This genomic window contains:
- the CCSER2 gene encoding serine-rich coiled-coil domain-containing protein 2 isoform X3; amino-acid sequence: MEEKTQIKTFLGSKLPKYGTKPVRSTLQPMPNGKPVNLLGTSKSSNAKSYIKNNGSDCSLSHSFNWRTANKYQFSAQSPEEPNGTQSSHDKEIDPEKHAPAQGMFDKNGMKGGLKSISLLTSKLAKTSTMFVSSAEELNQKSLSGPSNLGKFTKGTLLGRTSYASVSAPKSQLNGFYGNRSAGSIQRPRANSCATRSSSGESLAQSLDNIKSLACEKMVRSQSFSHSIQNSFLPPSSITRSHSFNRAADLTKPYQNQQLPIRVPLRSSMLARNSRQSEVLNGNEHLRYGFNRPYAAGGKKLALPNGPGVTSTLGYRMVHPSLLKSGRSPFSGTITVDGNKNSPADTCIEEDATLVAKDRAKDKDQELIENDSYRTENDQTMKHDTKIRYLGDDVDDISLSSLSSSDKNDLSEDFSDDFIDIEDSNRTRVTPEEISLKEEKCENEPPKDIFDSPKENEKSFSKTDEWIDTSVSDRSECSKHASGNNLISPDTDYRAGSSFELSPSDSSDGTYMWDEEGLEPIGNVHPVGSYESSEMNSIDILNNLESCDLEDDDLMLDVDLPEDAPLENVECDNMNRFDRSDRNVRQSQEGFWKRPPQRWSGQEHYHLSHPDHYHHYGKSDLSRGSPYRESPLGHFESYGGTPFFQAQKMFVDVPENTVILDEMTLRHMVQDCTAVKTQLLKLKRLLHQHDESGSLRDVQLSLSSSPEPEDGDQIYKNEDLLNEIKQLKDEIKKKDEKIQLLEHQLATRCNCHQKSKEEKCTYADKYTQTPWRRIPGGYSAPSFSPWQGSFQGIPRTVPPHRRQTSSTTAFQQPSQTHRPRPGKTSKATTYRGPQ
- the CCSER2 gene encoding serine-rich coiled-coil domain-containing protein 2 isoform X1; translated protein: MEEKTQIKTFLGSKLPKYGTKPVRSTLQPMPNGKPVNLLGTSKSSNAKSYIKNNGSDCSLSHSFNWRTANKYQFSAQSPEEPNGTQSSHDKEIDPEKHAPAQGMFDKNGMKGGLKSISLLTSKLAKTSTMFVSSAEELNQKSLSGPSNLGKFTKGTLLGRTSYASVSAPKSQLNGFYGNRSAGSIQRPRANSCATRSSSGESLAQSLDNIKSLACEKMVRSQSFSHSIQNSFLPPSSITRSHSFNRAADLTKPYQNQQLPIRVPLRSSMLARNSRQSEVLNGNEHLRYGFNRPYAAGGKKLALPNGPGVTSTLGYRMVHPSLLKSGRSPFSGTITVDGNKNSPADTCIEEDATLVAKDRAKDKDQELIENDSYRTENDQTMKHDTKIRYLGDDVDDISLSSLSSSDKNDLSEDFSDDFIDIEDSNRTRVTPEEISLKEEKCENEPPKDIFDSPKENEKSFSKTDEWIDTSVSDRSECSKHASGNNLISPDTDYRAGSSFELSPSDSSDGTYMWDEEGLEPIGNVHPVGSYESSEMNSIDILNNLESCDLEDDDLMLDVDLPEDAPLENVECDNMNRFDRSDRNVRQSQEGFWKRPPQRWSGQEHYHLSHPDHYHHYGKSDLSRGSPYRESPLGHFESYGGTPFFQAQKMFVDVPENTVILDEMTLRHMVQDCTAVKTQLLKLKRLLHQHDESGSLRDVQLSLSSSPEPEDGDQIYKNEDLLNEIKQLKDEIKKKDEKIQLLEHQLATRCNCHQKSKEEKCTYADKYTQTPWRRIPPQVLQPSSSLPRPTDHAQGKLAKPQHTEAHSECIIQGIHQAVAPLDESFTHGLQQESSSGLEDRPFSSSPEFTKDVVKRTPSEADLNMTMNAQEPYHLANNQISDMQFVTTSLQTLPQSSIVDQAKTVGRNQSSPEGYTSQPKSSKLFKPSILNSVVPPPVPETCPSGNPTCKKSPIITPCNSAKLQPTSSQTNLANNPNPKASKLRPPAGSFKQKQISSPRLEPQNFQSKTSIPRPLTRRKEIMQNPNDNLNSGDCLASNQYSRLPKPKIH
- the CCSER2 gene encoding serine-rich coiled-coil domain-containing protein 2 isoform X2, whose translation is MEEKTQIKTFLGSKLPKYGTKPVRSTLQPMPNGKPVNLLGTSKSSNAKSYIKNNGSDCSLSHSFNWRTANKYQFSAQSPEEPNGTQSSHDKEIDPEKHAPAQGMFDKNGMKGGLKSISLLTSKLAKTSTMFVSSAEELNQKSLSGPSNLGKFTKGTLLGRTSYASVSAPKSQLNGFYGNRSAGSIQRPRANSCATRSSSGESLAQSLDNIKSLACEKMVRSQSFSHSIQNSFLPPSSITRSHSFNRAADLTKPYQNQQLPIRVPLRSSMLARNSRQSEVLNGNEHLRYGFNRPYAAGGKKLALPNGPGVTSTLGYRMVHPSLLKSGRSPFSGTITVDGNKNSPADTCIEEDATLVAKDRAKDKDQELIENDSYRTENDQTMKHDTKIRYLGDDVDDISLSSLSSSDKNDLSEDFSDDFIDIEDSNRTRVTPEEISLKEEKCENEPPKDIFDSPKENEKSFSKTDEWIDTSVSDRSECSKHASGNNLISPDTDYRAGSSFELSPSDSSDGTYMWDEEGLEPIGNVHPVGSYESSEMNSIDILNNLESCDLEDDDLMLDVDLPEDAPLENVECDNMNRFDRSDRNVRQSQEGFWKRPPQRWSGQEHYHLSHPDHYHHYGKSDLSRGSPYRESPLGHFESYGGTPFFQAQKMFVDVPENTVILDEMTLRHMVQDCTAVKTQLLKLKRLLHQHDESGSLRDVQLSLSSSPEPEDGDQIYKNEDLLNEIKQLKDEIKKKDEKIQLLEHQLATRCNCHQKSKEEKCTYADKYTQTPWRRIPGGYSAPSFSPWQGSFQGIPRTVPPHRRQSESVSLTPILLWLPIHGIPLLHDYPSPAPPLPPE